A region of Saccharococcus thermophilus DNA encodes the following proteins:
- a CDS encoding YtpI family protein: protein MPTLVIFIIFSFSFYVYYKIKYFRSRRPLERRWLSAKSSIALGLFVFLFGLNQFFIHSSTVAYIVGTVFLLMGAGSAWAGYRAYKYYLPLVIEEAKQTAKNGA from the coding sequence ATGCCAACACTTGTAATTTTCATTATATTTTCCTTTTCGTTTTACGTCTATTATAAAATCAAATATTTTCGTTCCCGTCGCCCGCTGGAACGGCGCTGGCTCTCCGCCAAATCGAGCATTGCGCTCGGATTGTTTGTCTTTCTGTTTGGCCTGAATCAGTTTTTTATTCATTCTTCTACTGTCGCCTATATCGTCGGGACCGTTTTCTTGCTGATGGGCGCCGGAAGCGCATGGGCAGGCTATCGCGCCTACAAATATTATTTGCCGCTCGTCATTGAAGAAGCAAAACAAACAGCAAAAAACGGGGCGTAA